The window GCGAGTCAGATTTAAGTCAGAGTTGTATAGATAGGTGTGGTATTTGTACGAACtgatgattcttttgtacttgatcaCCCGGCTAATTTCGAATTCCAAAGACAATACGTTCGTTTGTACTCCTCTaattctgtttggtttaaattcttatttacttatttatttatttggacacataaatattggtacaagagtgcgccaaatatatatgcaccacacttgGTTTAAATTACACTGTTCCGAGAATTCCCAGTTCGTACAATAATTCGAATActtttaattatcataattgGGCAAAATAACTTGACTTTTAATTTAATTACAGAATGACACATTTATACGCAAACTACTAATATTACAAAGTTTTTATGTAATGGATAGGATCGAAAAATAATTCATAGGAAACCAAAGTTGAAATGAATCCGTTCATATACAAGCACACACAGAACAATTAAAATtttgttattaaaaaaaaatcaatagacTTACTTTTGCGAAGATACTAGCAGCACTCACGATTGGATAAATATCATCAGCTTTGCTTTCAACACGTATTTTTAATTGAGGAAAAAGATTTTGTAGTTTAGTTTGATAATGTTCAGCTTTGCCAACAGTATCAACGTAAACCTGATTGGTTGAAATACATATACACATGAACAACATAAAGCAATAGATTAATCGAGGAAAAACATGATTCTCTATCAGTAACTGTCTCTGCAAAGATTTGAAGTaacagaaaatttgaaaatcccTTTAGGACGTTGCGAGAGCTTATCCTTATTTTCTAATAAAATAGTAAGGCCTACGCAGAAGAAAAGTATATTGATTAAACAAATACACAAAGTATATTATACTGAATACTGAAGAGATTATACAagtttaaataagaaagattagttcagcgaagagttctcttttcagcGGATTCATTTTcgaagctgtacaatcgcaaatatatatacttatttttacaggatgataataatactgacaataaacttctgttagacatggtgacagagaggttaaataaacaaagatattaaatttttttaaaacaaggaaaatttaataatcgtttgattgttagtGGCTTaggtattcatcaaaagatagggAAATTATGAATGGGAAAgaatggctcagcatgataagataaaatgttgaaattgagactAAATGTAATCAGAATGATCGTGAAAACAAAATGATCCAGTTGGGGGTAGaggatggaaggtgaagcagatggctgtaaaggaagaagagaaaaaaatataagacattaagaccatggtagaagaataGGTTGTACCAGTGTCTCATACACACAATCCTGATTTTTCAAGATGTATGGCTAATGTTTCCGCgatgcaaagaagatgcagtctaacTGTCTTTGAAAGACTCCTACTTactttgtagatgactttgaacgcagagtctgtcttgattaagtgacctgtgttcacaaggtgttcgattattgaacttcttattgagccgttgcctcctctttctagccacgccggacaatgttcttgaattcttttggataaagtacgcatcgaacgacctatatatcTAGCTCCACATGggcaggtaaattggtaaatgcacattgagttagcaatcaaacgtttaaaaccagatctatgtatacaaaaagagacagtaataaatctttccttaccctggtaacaataacccccactctttctattaatttgctcctatttatttatttattacgtcattattccaactctttctgaaatataaattacatcatatataactgattgatttcaattcatattttctttattaccattaatctattttcatgagttctaatcattcgctgagattttacaaatatattcttctttttaatgtctcaaattaactcggcgcccaaatattgtgaaactattcgttcaaatttagacgaaagttcttatttattgttctaatcactatttcaatgttccagaacttcccctctctaactttatttatttattcgaatcaaacattttatgagctcattaactctatctgaatctttgcttgctacatcatcatacacatgtattgatccttaatcacactcttatgtataaatatgtcaatatctgtaataatttgaattttcaaataatttaggttgtaagcagctgatgagaacctaacgaaataaaatgaattcatattattctgcaccaatctttgttcttgctctatttaagattATTAGTGAACAATGATCGACTGAAGAATACTATCCGCAATGTTGCTgcgaagaatgttctttttaagGAATCATAAATTCTCCTCCTCAGGATATATATGGCTCTGTCACCCTTgaagtcgatgttcatgtataaagTTTTCTTTTCCACTGAAATTATTTGTGTTTTCGGAGTTCTCGGCCTcatgttcttatcaatgaatatcaAAGGATAAccgtttttgataagtatctcCCTCAAGAGGCCAATTCTTCATCTATAACTTCGGGACTACAGATTCGTCGTATTCTTGTGGCGagtgttattattaagtttctttttctaCTGACTGGAACCTAGCTGTGGAAACTAGATAGTTGGCCATTCCACATGGGTTTCCTGTAGATAGATCTTCTTAGAGCACTATCTTGCTTTCTTGTCATTTCCACATCAAGaaagtaaatattttgtttggtttcagcttatcatttgtgacaacaaatcTTACTTGAGTCATCTCCTAAAGACGTTTAATAATTGCTACCCAGTAATAAAATTCACACTAGaagttgaaaacaaacaaaacattcactttcttgatgtgaAAATGACGGGAAAGCAAGATGGTACTCTGAGAAGACCTATCTGCAGGAAACCCATGTGGAATAGCCAACTATCAAGTTTCCACAGCTGGGTTCCCATCTTTTTTCATTTGActtcactgtcaccatgtctaacagaagtttattgtcagtattattatcatcctgtaaaaataagtatatatatatttgtgattgTACAGCTTCGAAAATGAAtccgccgaaaagagaactcttcgctgaactaatctttcttatttaatgtcttaatgggtgtatcCCGTTTATTATACAAGTTCATTAGACTTTTAATACTTCACAAGTCAGCTATACAGAATGAAATGCAACTGAGTAAGCACGTTAAGTTGATTATTTCAAAAATAGGTAAAACTAAATTTAAGCTGTTGGAAAACTCTTTTAATGCTCACATTAGAGATGGAATAGGTCTGTTCTTTAAAAGAGTAAGTTAAAATTTGcaaaagttttttttaactCTGCTTTACCTTTCTGAGTTTTAACCACCAGATAGTGTGATGATCTAGTCTGGAAGAAAAACGGGCACGCAAATCACCAAAAGATGTGGTAATGAAAATAGaaatagtaaaataataaatatatcgtTGATGATAGTTATAATGTGAATTACATTTACCTCAACCAAATTTACTCCACTGTTAAGAACTGATTGAATAAGTTGTATGGCCGAATCATGAGATATAGCATTTAAACTAGTTTTCGAcctgataataaagaaaaacaatctAAGTGATATAATTCAGTGCGACGTAAAACTATTTTGAAGATTTTATATGATACATTGACAGcagttaaaaaaaatattgGCGAATGATTTTCGGCTTACTAGTTGCTGTATTACCATGGAAGATAGTTTATGAAGGCATACGGTAAGTATAAGTGttcttgtttttttcatttagtcAACTTCCTATTGTTTTGTTGAAGTAATGTTACAACTTCAGTTGATGTATATTTACACAAAGTTTTATGTTGCTGATGGCCGAACACATGGGAGGTAATGAACTTTTGAAAGTGATCAGTTTACATTCACCAATTTCTTCCCAGATCTTATTACTAAAATATTGAAAGACACATTACCTAGTGTTGAATCACAGATTACAGATCGTCTTTTGTGGATCACAATCAAGACAACCGACCTTTCGAACATGATTCAGACAAAATGAAACCAAATACTGATAACCGGATAATACACTCACTTATCTAGCATTTTCTCGGTAATGTATACAGGACTAATCACATGGACGACAGCTGATATCCAATCACATTTATTCAACATCTCTTTAAGAAGTTTGTCACGTTGATTTTCATTTAATGTCTTTGAATCTGAATTTCAGTGAAACAGAAAGAAAAGGTGGAACAGAATCATTAAAAATTCATACATACGCATGATACTAATCGGTGTTGATACATTACATATGAATACTTACCAGCAAGTCCAATAGTTTTTAGTTCATTCAACCGACTTATTGGTGACAAGGCACATGCATAAACCATAGGGCCTATACATTaatagaaagagaaaaagaaagtaTTCGACTTTATTAAATATGATTACTTTTATAGTGAATGACTTAAGGATAAAATAATCCTCTTACTTACCAAGGACTGGACCTCTTCCAGCTTCATCGATCCCAAGCATACATTGGTTTGACTTAGTAGATGTTGTCAAAAGATCCAACAATTCAAATTTGTAGTTTTTCTTGCAGTTAAGTGCTGCTTCGGACAAGCTTGTTTCATATCTAGCCACAGCTTTTGGTAAACTGCCAGATGCAGAATCATTACTATTCAGCAAAGGTTCATCACTAAATTCAGTGTCCGATGTCTCCTAAAATACAGACAGATGACTGTTAGGAAAGCGAAAACAGAATTATAATGAAGATGCTAACACAGAAGCAACTGGCCTTAAAGGTTCCGAAAATATTGTTTCCGAATATAACTTGGTAACCGAACTCACGTTCCATAACTTATTTCATCCACGTTTTAAGGCTGGTGACACTACACAGTTTTGCTCCATTGAAAGTGGAACGAAAATTTGAACTCGAGATATAATAGTTGCAATTCTAATGTCTTTACTATCATGAGAGTCATCCAGTAATGAATGTATGTGATGGCTGTTAAATTACGAGTTTAAATGAGTGAATAATAAGAGTTTGAATTACTAATATAAAATTGTTACAAGGCATCAACTATTGTTCCTACATTAATTATGGCGAAGAATAAGCCCACATTTTGCCACTGAGACGTTTGCATTCTGGCAGACTCGCCAAATATGTAACGGGTATATTATAACACGGTACAATACTAAATGTTAAAGTGAGAAGAGGGACTATCAAACACACAAGATTGTATGTGGAATTAATGGAAATTATACAAGTGACAATGCATACGAATGTTCACAGTATCTGATTTCTCTACACAGATAGTGGGAGTCCATTAGCATTTAAAATAAACTCTCAAGCTTAATTTCTCATTCTCCAATTTCCCGGATATGGGGGAAATTATTACCACTTAAGTGATAAATTTTAAGGCTTCAATAGACAAAAAGTGCGACTGAAAGCCCCGAAATTCCCCTAGTCTAAATCTTCTCCCAAAGTATTCACATTATTTTGGTGAAACTTCCAAAACTTTCGGGGAAATTATGAAATTCTGGAGTGACAGAAGACTGACCAGCctaccattttaattaagaaCCATCACGATCGTGATGGTtcttaacgtccgaacactaaGGAAAGAAATGGGAATATACGATTCGAATACATAGCTATTTTATCGACATAGCCTCTCATTCTAAAAAGTAGCAGTGATTGTAACACGTGTAGTCAGCAGTCACTGGAAGACGGGAAGACCTAAAGccacaacacacacaatgttaactGAACACTTTACACCACAGAGAGAACGAGGAAGGGAGGCCAATAgacgtttattttaaaaattaaaatttcgCGGGGTATGTCCCGAAAgagagctagtttacaaaacggTCTTATGAGTCATCCTGTAAGTTTAGTGCGTGCagggcttgctcttcttcttctaaagcgtttattcttgcttgccctgcaatagaaagaaaacaaaatctattaacaacatcatacatgatgattttaatcccGTTACATCGCCCCCTCTCCTAATGAGGCACTGTCCTCAGTGCCTGATCTTGGGCACGGGTATGCTGTCCCCCCTTCAGATGGTACTTCGTAAAATCTAGTGGCCGGCGGTGGATCAGCGAGTTGAGCATCGAAGGGAAATGTCGTCCGATCGGGTTTTATCTGGTTGTAGTGCACCGTTATCACATCGTCTTTAGGCCGTTGTATGTTACGCAATACAAACGTGGTGGGCGATCGGATGAGGACAATTTCAAAGGGGCCTTGCCAGGGTTGATGGAATTTACTGCAACCCCCTAGCGACGTCATTGGGCGGCGTAACCAGACGCGATCTCCAACTGTATACCTAGGTCCTTGTGCTTGACGATCATATATATCTTTTTGGTGTCCACTAGCCTTGCATAAGTTAATGTTGACCAGACGGTAGGCATCAGCTAGTCGGTTGCGAAGAGTACGTATGTACGGAACATGCTCTTGTTCTTCGTAGGGCAGCAGGGGTGACTGTATCTCTACTGGTAGGCGTAGTTCGTGTCCAAACAGCAGAATAGCAGGCGAGAATCCCGTTGACCCATGTACCGACGTACGATATGCTAAAAGGCATTGGGGAAGCACCTCATCCCATAACTCAGGTGACGATCTGCTGACAAACGACTGCAAGATGGCTTTAATAGTTCTGTTTGTTCTTTCCACAAGACCGTTACCTTCTGGGTGATAGGCAGTGGTGTGTGTCTTCTTGATTCCTAATAGCCGGCATATCTCAGTGATGAGGTGGCTTTCAAAGGATGGACCTTGGTCGGAGTGGAGTGAGACAGGGGCACCATAACGGGAGACCCAATGATCGATGAAAGCTCGAGCAACAGTAAGGGCGTCTTGCTGTGGAAGGGGTACAGCTTCGCACCATTTGGTGAAATAATCCACCATAACCAGTATGTAGCGGTTCCCGTTTTTTGTTGTAGTCAGTGGTCCCATGATGTCTATACCAACTCGCTGGTGTGGTCCTGTCGTCACCATCGGCGTCAATGGTGCACGGGATGTCTGCTGAGGCGATTTAAAACGGCAGCACGTGTTACAATTCTTGCAAAACTGAGCTACATCTTCGTGTATGGATGGCCACCAAAAGCGTTGACGGACAGCGTGTTCAGTTCTCCGTTCTCCCGCATGACCAAGTTCGCGGTGTACCTGTTCCACAATACTCTCAACTTTCACTCGCGGTACTATCAGTAGGGGTTgttttgattcattcattaaGAATAATGTGTCACCATATAGTTTGAGGTTGCCCCATTTGGTGCATATACGACGAGTTGTTATAGATTGATCTTTAAGCTCCCTCATGGATGGCTTACTATTTCCATGTAGCTGTCTTTGATAAACAATCTGTAAGTCTGGATCTGTTGCTTGTAGAGAGGGCCAGTCTGTCTCTGGAGCTGTACTAAGAATTGCGTTAATAATATCTGTGGTCTGGGGTATTCGGGAGAGGGCATCCGCGTTTGCATGTCGATTTCCCGGTCGATACTCGCATGTGAAATCGAACTCTTGTAGTCGTTCCTGCCAGCGTGCCACTTGCCCTTCTGGTCCACGATgtgggcgtgggttcgaatcccacctcCGACACCAGTTGTAACACGTGTAGTCAGCAGTCACTGGAAGACGGGAAGACCTAAAGccacaacacacacaatgttaactGAACACTTTACACCACAGAGAGAACGAGGAAGGGAGGCCAATAgacgtttattttaaaaattaaaatttcgCGGGGTATGTCCCGAAAgagagctagtttacaaaacggTCTTATGAGTCATCCTGTAAGTTTAGTGCGTGCagggcttgctcttcttcttctaaagcgtttattcttgcttgccctgcaatagaaagaaaacaaaatctattaacaacatcatacatgatgattttaatcccGTTACAGTGATCTTATTTCAATCACCGCGCACAAACTTAGTACGAATGAACGTTTCATATAGGACTGGTCGTCTGAAATTATAATCTTGGAAAGTCTAGGGACTAAATCGAATTTTTAATATCTGTAAATCCATGAGACGAACACTGATGTGAAAACACG of the Schistosoma haematobium chromosome 4, whole genome shotgun sequence genome contains:
- the RNASEH2A_1 gene encoding Ribonuclease H2 subunit A, variant 2 (EggNog:ENOG410V8VK~COG:L~BUSCO:EOG091G0E06), with the protein product ETSDTEFSDEPLLNSNDSASGSLPKAVARYETSLSEAALNCKKNYKFELLDLLTTSTKSNQCMLGIDEAGRGPVLGPMVYACALSPISRLNELKTIGLADSKTLNENQRDKLLKEMLNKCDWISAVVHVISPVYITEKMLDKSKTSLNAISHDSAIQLIQSVLNSGVNLVEVYVDTVGKAEHYQTKLQNLFPQLKIRVESKADDIYPIVSAASIFAKVTRDRVLQMWPKEERGSVPEGTGLGSGYPGDPVTKSYLRACMDPVFGFPSLVRSSWSTSSSLLDQHGVSVRWEDDETHEEVIQAKKLARKREHSKGTCKLSNYFNNAQSRSSTPDALQRQPFFVRTGLVHVQTIT
- the RNASEH2A_1 gene encoding Ribonuclease H2 subunit A (EggNog:ENOG410V8VK~COG:L~BUSCO:EOG091G0E06) — translated: MLGIDEAGRGPVLGPMVYACALSPISRLNELKTIGLADSKTLNENQRDKLLKEMLNKCDWISAVVHVISPVYITEKMLDKSKTSLNAISHDSAIQLIQSVLNSGVNLVEVYVDTVGKAEHYQTKLQNLFPQLKIRVESKADDIYPIVSAASIFAKVTRDRVLQMWPKEERGSVPEGTGLGSGYPGGKFSSFMLYIKDRICYI